One genomic window of Gemmatimonadota bacterium includes the following:
- the carB gene encoding carbamoyl-phosphate synthase large subunit produces MPKRTDISSILLLGSGPIVIGQGAEFDYSGTQAVRALKEEGYRVILVNSNPATIMTDPELADATYIEPVTPEWVAKVIERERPDALLPTMGGQTALNVAMALVKDGTLEKYGVELIGANERAIRVAEDRSEFADAMVRIGLATPRGSVVRTLEEGLAAVEQTGYPAILRPSFTLGGTGGGIAYNRDEFVTMLARGLELSPVTSVLVERSIIGWKEYELEVMRDGADNVVIVCSIENLDPMGVHTGDSITCAPAMTLTDREYQAMRDASIKIIREVGVAAGGCNIQFAVNPADGEQLVIEMNPRVSRSSALASKATGFPIARIGAKVAVGYTLDELPNDITKVTPASFEPVLDYVVVKIPRFAFEKFPAAEPTLTTQMKSVGEAMAIGRTFKEALQKGFRGLETGRAGWVIGAGPVDDRLDAIDRETLLAAIRRPTPERLFQVKRALIAKVSVEDLHEASGIDPWFLHQLAELVAMEDEWIAHPYGANDEADRAIILRMKRSGFSDWQLADLKSLVEADIRTTRHRLGLRPVYKTVDTCAGEFPSSTPYLYSCWDEENEGGPRPEETRKTVIILGSGPNRIGQGVEFDYCCVRATLAFRELGYRTVMVNSNPETVSTDFDISDALYFEPLTLEDVLEIVHLEKPLGVVVQLGGQTPLKLAKGLEAAGVPILGTSPDAIDAAEDRQRFEALVNSLGVRQPPAGTARTIETALEVAERIGYPVLVRPSYVLGGRAMRIIYDAPELRGFFDEAAAVAPGHPVLIDSFLEDAFEADVDAICDGESVIIGGVMQHIEEAGIHSGDSACVMPPYLITEDQVEQMRAHTRAFALALGVVGLINVQYAVKNGVVYVIEVNPRASRTIPFVSKTTGVPLASLAAAVMIGKKLVDLGLRDDPLQPYVAVKEAVFPFTKFAGVDVRLGPEMKSTGEVMGIADSFGMAFAKAQASADGALPLSGTVFVTVNDHDKGSVVPIARRFHELGFRILATTGTATYLRARGIPAERVLKVYEGRPNAIDLMVSGEIQLLVNTPLGKLTQMDDHSMRRAALQQHVPYTTTLSAASAAVDAIIAMKSRPLEVRSLQEWHQLAREATPA; encoded by the coding sequence ATGCCCAAGCGGACTGATATCTCCTCGATTCTCCTCCTTGGCTCCGGCCCGATCGTCATCGGGCAGGGCGCCGAGTTCGACTACTCCGGCACCCAGGCGGTGCGCGCGCTGAAGGAAGAGGGCTACCGGGTCATCCTGGTGAACTCGAATCCGGCGACCATCATGACGGACCCGGAACTCGCCGACGCGACCTACATCGAGCCGGTGACCCCCGAGTGGGTAGCGAAGGTGATCGAGCGCGAACGCCCCGATGCGCTGCTGCCGACGATGGGCGGGCAGACCGCACTCAACGTCGCGATGGCGCTGGTGAAGGACGGCACCCTCGAGAAGTACGGCGTCGAGTTGATCGGCGCCAACGAGCGCGCCATCCGCGTGGCCGAGGACCGCTCGGAGTTCGCCGACGCCATGGTGCGGATCGGCCTCGCCACGCCGCGCGGCAGCGTCGTGCGCACGCTGGAGGAAGGCCTCGCCGCGGTCGAGCAGACCGGCTACCCGGCCATCCTGCGGCCCTCGTTCACGCTCGGCGGCACCGGCGGCGGCATCGCGTACAATCGCGACGAGTTCGTCACCATGCTCGCGCGTGGTCTGGAACTCTCGCCGGTCACTTCGGTGCTGGTCGAGCGCAGCATCATCGGCTGGAAGGAGTACGAGCTCGAGGTGATGCGCGACGGCGCCGACAACGTGGTGATCGTCTGCTCGATCGAGAATCTCGATCCGATGGGCGTCCACACGGGCGACTCGATCACCTGCGCGCCGGCGATGACGCTGACGGACCGCGAGTATCAGGCGATGCGCGATGCCTCGATCAAGATCATCCGCGAGGTCGGCGTCGCCGCCGGCGGCTGCAACATCCAGTTCGCGGTGAACCCCGCCGACGGTGAGCAGCTGGTGATCGAGATGAATCCGCGCGTCTCGCGCTCCTCGGCGCTCGCCTCCAAGGCGACCGGCTTCCCGATCGCCCGCATCGGCGCCAAGGTCGCCGTCGGGTACACGCTCGACGAGTTGCCGAACGACATCACCAAGGTCACGCCGGCCTCGTTCGAGCCGGTGCTCGACTACGTCGTCGTCAAGATCCCGCGCTTCGCCTTCGAGAAGTTCCCGGCCGCCGAGCCGACCCTCACCACGCAGATGAAGTCGGTCGGCGAGGCGATGGCGATCGGTCGCACCTTCAAGGAAGCGCTGCAGAAGGGATTCCGTGGCCTCGAGACGGGGCGCGCCGGCTGGGTCATCGGCGCCGGTCCGGTCGACGACCGCCTCGACGCGATCGATCGCGAGACGCTGCTCGCCGCGATCCGCCGGCCGACGCCCGAGCGCCTCTTCCAGGTGAAGCGCGCGCTGATCGCGAAGGTCTCGGTCGAGGATCTCCATGAGGCCTCGGGGATCGACCCGTGGTTCCTGCATCAGCTCGCCGAGCTGGTTGCGATGGAAGACGAGTGGATCGCGCATCCGTACGGCGCCAACGACGAAGCCGACCGCGCCATCATCCTCCGGATGAAGCGGTCCGGCTTCTCCGACTGGCAGCTCGCCGACCTCAAGTCGCTGGTCGAAGCCGACATCCGCACCACGCGGCATCGCCTCGGCCTCCGTCCGGTCTACAAGACGGTGGACACCTGCGCCGGCGAATTCCCGTCGAGCACGCCGTATCTCTACTCCTGCTGGGACGAGGAGAACGAGGGCGGGCCGCGCCCGGAGGAAACCCGGAAGACGGTGATCATCCTCGGTTCGGGGCCGAATCGCATCGGCCAGGGCGTCGAGTTCGACTACTGCTGCGTCCGGGCGACGCTGGCCTTCCGCGAGCTCGGCTATCGCACGGTGATGGTGAACTCGAATCCTGAGACCGTCTCCACCGACTTCGACATCTCCGACGCCCTCTACTTCGAGCCGCTGACGCTCGAGGATGTGCTGGAGATCGTCCACCTCGAGAAGCCGCTCGGCGTGGTCGTGCAGCTCGGCGGCCAGACGCCGCTCAAGCTCGCCAAGGGGCTCGAGGCGGCGGGCGTGCCGATCCTCGGCACCTCCCCCGACGCGATCGATGCCGCCGAGGACCGCCAGCGCTTCGAGGCGCTGGTGAACTCGCTCGGCGTCCGCCAGCCGCCTGCCGGCACGGCCCGCACGATCGAGACCGCGCTCGAAGTCGCCGAGCGGATCGGCTATCCCGTTCTGGTGCGGCCGAGCTACGTGCTCGGTGGCCGCGCGATGCGGATCATCTACGACGCGCCGGAACTCCGCGGCTTCTTCGACGAGGCGGCGGCGGTCGCCCCCGGCCACCCGGTGCTGATCGACTCCTTCCTCGAGGACGCCTTCGAGGCCGACGTCGACGCCATCTGTGACGGCGAGTCGGTGATCATCGGCGGCGTGATGCAGCACATCGAGGAAGCGGGGATTCACTCGGGCGACTCGGCCTGCGTGATGCCGCCGTACCTGATCACCGAGGACCAGGTCGAACAGATGCGCGCCCACACCCGGGCGTTCGCGCTCGCGCTCGGCGTCGTCGGGCTGATCAACGTGCAGTACGCCGTGAAGAACGGCGTGGTCTACGTGATCGAGGTCAATCCGCGCGCCTCGCGCACCATTCCGTTCGTCTCGAAGACCACCGGTGTCCCGCTGGCGTCGCTTGCGGCGGCGGTGATGATCGGAAAGAAGCTGGTCGACCTCGGCCTCCGCGACGATCCGCTGCAGCCGTACGTCGCCGTGAAGGAAGCGGTGTTCCCGTTCACCAAGTTCGCCGGCGTCGATGTCCGCCTCGGCCCCGAGATGAAGTCGACCGGCGAGGTCATGGGCATCGCCGACTCGTTCGGGATGGCGTTCGCCAAGGCGCAGGCATCTGCCGACGGCGCGCTCCCGCTCAGCGGCACCGTCTTCGTGACGGTGAACGACCACGACAAGGGGTCGGTCGTGCCGATCGCCCGGCGCTTCCACGAGCTCGGCTTCCGCATCCTCGCGACGACCGGCACGGCGACGTATCTCCGGGCGCGCGGCATCCCGGCGGAACGCGTGCTCAAGGTCTACGAGGGGCGGCCGAACGCCATCGACTTGATGGTCTCGGGTGAGATCCAGCTGCTGGTCAACACGCCGCTTGGCAAGCTGACGCAGATGGACGACCACTCGATGCGGCGCGCGGCACTGCAGCAGCACGTGCCGTACACCACGACGCTCTCGGCCGCCTCGGCGGCAGTCGACGCGATCATCGCGATGAAGAGCCGTCCGCTCGAGGTGCGCTCGCTGCAGGAGTGGCATCAGTTGGCTCGCGAGGCGACACCGGCGTGA
- the murB gene encoding UDP-N-acetylmuramate dehydrogenase, translating into MTTARDPGFAAALRARVQGDLREGEPLSRWSTYRIGGPATVLMPANAEDVAIAVRMAAEAGVPWFALGLGSNLLFPDAGLDALVIRMGKGLDALRQEGDRWTLGAGLPAPLAAKRTAAAGWAGIHKMVGVPGSVGGGIVMNAGCHGAEWRDTVVSVLVMDADGQDRVVSAAEAGFSYRRSQLGHVVVLETTCALVAADPTHLEAETEELYKWRRDGTPFNQPCCGSVFQNPVLPAVWAEGNPRTSGQCIDATGLKGLRVGGVEVSPMHANYFVNTGEGTAADVIALMGEVRARVQARWGVELVPEVKLIGVDGSVVGLS; encoded by the coding sequence GTGACCACCGCGCGCGACCCAGGCTTCGCCGCCGCGTTGCGCGCACGCGTCCAGGGTGACCTGCGCGAGGGCGAGCCGCTCTCGCGCTGGTCCACCTATCGTATCGGTGGCCCGGCCACCGTGCTCATGCCGGCCAATGCGGAAGACGTTGCGATCGCCGTGCGGATGGCGGCTGAGGCAGGCGTGCCCTGGTTCGCCCTCGGACTCGGCTCCAACCTCCTCTTTCCCGACGCCGGCCTCGATGCGCTGGTGATTCGCATGGGGAAGGGGCTCGATGCGCTCCGTCAGGAGGGCGATCGCTGGACCCTGGGAGCCGGGCTGCCGGCGCCACTCGCCGCCAAGCGGACCGCAGCGGCGGGGTGGGCCGGCATCCACAAGATGGTGGGCGTGCCAGGGAGTGTCGGCGGGGGGATCGTGATGAACGCCGGCTGCCACGGGGCCGAGTGGCGCGACACCGTGGTCTCGGTCCTGGTCATGGACGCCGATGGGCAGGACCGCGTTGTCTCGGCGGCGGAGGCCGGCTTCTCCTATCGGCGCAGCCAGCTTGGACACGTCGTCGTGCTCGAGACGACGTGCGCGCTTGTTGCCGCGGACCCGACCCACCTCGAGGCCGAGACGGAAGAGCTGTACAAGTGGCGCCGCGACGGCACCCCGTTCAACCAGCCCTGCTGCGGCTCGGTCTTCCAGAATCCGGTACTGCCAGCCGTGTGGGCCGAGGGCAACCCGCGCACCAGCGGGCAGTGCATCGACGCGACGGGCCTCAAGGGACTCCGCGTCGGCGGCGTCGAGGTCTCGCCGATGCACGCCAACTACTTCGTCAATACCGGTGAAGGCACCGCCGCCGACGTGATCGCATTGATGGGTGAGGTGCGGGCGCGGGTGCAGGCTCGGTGGGGAGTGGAGTTGGTGCCGGAGGTGAAGCTGATTGGGGTCGATGGGAGTGTTGTGGGGCTGTCGTAG
- a CDS encoding HAMP domain-containing histidine kinase gives MPFSPRSLRDWRRRPEFLVGGASLLAVLIIGWGAWFLWTTMMRHRATADETLRDHAAYLADSYAGSVQSRTFIDLRTLLRGAQRALVAKGQLTSDSIATLTGAEAFSPYVLELAPHRYFVFDSVAAIATSKGDTADAILSTSLRTRLGKPRARDATYFGTVIARGADTSIAFVERERGGKRWVGLEIPLARFRDKVLRLPITPTLNAFMRLRDSLRMAPTDSNSQPIAVRVFGDHGEVLLESGNVANGNWKSDRLVLGPLMARITYAILPSAVPVLMPGGYPPLPGARVALAVALALLLVSAAAVTAWRAVALSRLREEFTSSISHELRTPLANIQLFAETLLLERAGGEAAQRGALDTIVRETRHLGQMVENVLALSRVGRPAHRLSPRPEDVDRLVREVAALFEPLARAHRIVLETTITPGPMATLDGDAVRRILINLLDNAIRHGGSGGTVHVSSRHDTTVLEFAVADQGPGIPPQDRERIWEPFERGEGSGSGIGLAVVRQLVLLHHGSVQIEEVAPHGACFRVTLPLMAGE, from the coding sequence ATGCCTTTCTCTCCCCGCTCGCTGCGCGACTGGCGCCGCCGTCCTGAATTCCTGGTCGGCGGCGCCTCGTTGCTGGCTGTCCTGATCATCGGCTGGGGGGCGTGGTTTCTCTGGACGACGATGATGCGCCACCGCGCCACCGCCGACGAGACGCTCCGCGACCACGCCGCCTACCTCGCCGACTCGTACGCCGGTAGCGTGCAGAGCCGGACCTTCATCGACCTGCGCACGCTGCTGCGCGGCGCACAGCGGGCCCTGGTGGCGAAGGGACAGCTGACGTCCGACTCGATTGCCACACTGACCGGTGCCGAGGCGTTCTCACCGTACGTGCTCGAGCTGGCGCCGCATCGCTACTTCGTCTTCGACAGCGTCGCGGCGATCGCCACCTCCAAGGGCGACACCGCCGATGCGATCCTCTCCACGTCGCTGCGCACCCGCCTTGGCAAGCCGCGCGCCAGGGATGCCACCTATTTCGGCACGGTCATCGCACGCGGCGCTGACACGTCGATCGCCTTCGTTGAACGTGAGCGCGGCGGGAAACGCTGGGTCGGGCTCGAGATCCCACTCGCCCGCTTTCGCGACAAGGTGCTCCGCCTGCCGATCACCCCGACGCTGAACGCCTTCATGCGGCTGCGCGACTCGCTGCGCATGGCGCCGACCGACAGCAACTCGCAGCCGATCGCGGTCCGGGTGTTCGGCGATCATGGTGAGGTGCTGCTCGAGTCGGGCAATGTCGCCAACGGCAACTGGAAGAGTGACCGTCTGGTCCTCGGACCGTTGATGGCGCGCATCACCTACGCCATCCTGCCGAGTGCAGTGCCGGTCCTGATGCCGGGAGGATATCCACCGCTGCCCGGTGCGCGGGTCGCGCTGGCCGTCGCGCTGGCCCTGCTGCTGGTGAGCGCCGCCGCCGTCACGGCGTGGCGCGCCGTGGCGCTCAGTCGACTGCGCGAAGAGTTCACATCGAGCATCTCGCACGAGCTCCGCACGCCGCTGGCCAACATCCAGCTCTTCGCCGAGACCCTGCTGCTGGAACGGGCCGGTGGCGAGGCGGCCCAACGCGGTGCACTGGACACGATCGTGCGCGAGACGCGTCACCTGGGGCAGATGGTCGAGAACGTGCTGGCGCTGTCGCGCGTGGGGCGCCCGGCGCATCGACTCTCACCGCGCCCGGAGGATGTCGACCGCCTGGTGCGCGAAGTCGCCGCCCTCTTCGAACCCTTGGCGCGGGCGCATCGGATCGTGCTCGAAACGACCATCACGCCGGGGCCGATGGCGACCCTCGACGGGGATGCGGTTCGCCGCATCCTGATCAACCTGCTCGACAACGCGATCCGTCACGGTGGCAGTGGCGGCACCGTCCACGTGAGTTCACGGCACGACACCACCGTCCTCGAGTTCGCCGTGGCGGATCAGGGACCGGGCATCCCGCCGCAGGATCGGGAGCGGATCTGGGAGCCGTTCGAGCGTGGCGAAGGCAGCGGCAGCGGCATCGGGCTCGCCGTCGTCCGCCAACTGGTCCTGCTGCACCACGGCTCGGTGCAGATCGAGGAGGTGGCTCCACACGGTGCGTGCTTCCGGGTCACGCTCCCCCTGATGGCAGGAGAATGA
- a CDS encoding response regulator transcription factor — protein MTMRRILVVEDNPGLAEGLRLNLTHDGHEVRIATNGLEGLSQARRWDPELILLDLMLPHMDGFTVLRTLREEGHDVAVLVLSARAAETDRLRGFRLGADDYVIKPFSLPELLARVNAMLRRRPVHPSEPRAASERWQFGTVSVDTGTHVVLRDGEAVALRPREYDLLVALLRREGRVATRAELLDAVWQYEPDIVSRTVDVHILELRRKLEADPANPVHILTVRKTGYRVKTD, from the coding sequence ATGACGATGCGCAGAATCTTGGTGGTCGAGGACAATCCGGGACTGGCCGAAGGGCTGCGACTCAATCTGACCCATGACGGTCATGAGGTACGGATCGCGACCAACGGACTGGAAGGGTTGTCGCAGGCGCGGCGGTGGGACCCCGAGCTGATCCTGCTCGACCTGATGCTGCCGCACATGGACGGCTTCACCGTGCTGCGCACCCTCCGCGAGGAGGGACACGATGTCGCCGTGCTGGTGCTGTCGGCCCGGGCCGCCGAGACCGACCGGTTGCGCGGCTTCCGCCTCGGCGCCGACGACTACGTCATCAAGCCGTTCTCGTTGCCGGAACTGCTGGCCCGGGTCAACGCGATGCTCCGACGCCGCCCAGTGCACCCCAGCGAGCCGAGGGCGGCGAGCGAACGGTGGCAGTTCGGCACGGTCAGCGTCGACACCGGGACGCACGTGGTGCTGCGCGACGGCGAGGCAGTCGCACTGCGGCCCCGCGAATACGACCTGCTGGTCGCGCTGCTGCGCCGGGAAGGACGCGTGGCCACCCGCGCCGAGTTGCTCGACGCGGTGTGGCAGTACGAACCCGACATCGTCTCGCGCACCGTCGACGTTCACATCCTCGAGTTGCGCCGGAAGCTCGAAGCGGACCCCGCCAATCCGGTGCACATCCTGACGGTGCGGAAGACGGGGTATCGGGTGAAGACGGACTGA
- a CDS encoding tetratricopeptide repeat protein produces MALFHRALELPADQREAMLHTWAGDDPEVATRVRAMLVADAAEGDLLGVGIGAMAADLLAAPTTPAGGSFGPYRIVRQLGEGGMGIVYLVTRDDLGTEAALKILRDAWLSPARRARFRREQRTLARLVHPGIAQLHDAGALEDGTPWFVMEYVEGEHLTDYCERRQLSITERLQLLRAACEAVQYAHARAVIHRDLKPSNILVGADGRVALLDFGIAKQLEDTEDPVQTQTGAGLLTPAYAAPEQIAEGIVSAQTDVHALGVILYELLAGQRPFGGADTIARRLTEPPVRPSLAAARHGRRTGNDATWRDLDILTLTAIQRDPMLRYGTVEAFARDIDHFLAGEPLEAHPARWRYRTGKLLRRRWREVSAATAVAIAAIGMVTYYTMRLADARDAAQLEARRAERIQRFTMGLFSGGSDDAGPADSLSVRSLLERGEQEAAVLDRDPEGQAELYATLGTIHQHLGDYDRADSLLTRSLARQRALHGPIHRDVAAGLVALGLLRVDQAQLAPAESLVRAGLAMARTTYPADDPAIVEAMAALGAVLQERGEYPAARAIQDSVLVARRTADPLLRATAMVHLAATYFYAGEYARADSLHREALPLLLATRGPRHPSVAEIHTNLGASAFQRGDYALSEQEQRQALDIIRAWYGTDNPTTASAITQVGRAVSRLERPDEARALLSEALAIQLRTAGPNHPRVASALNELASLDLAAKQFDEAEASYRRVRAIYQQVHGPDDWRTGIAISNLGAVANGREDYRAAEAQFREAKRIFTASQGATHVNTAIARLKLGRSLLRQTRYQEALDETKAGFDILVTQAEPSVSYLKAARTDLAAEYEALGRKGEAERIRADTVAKKS; encoded by the coding sequence ATGGCCCTCTTCCACCGGGCCCTCGAGCTACCCGCCGACCAACGCGAGGCAATGCTCCACACCTGGGCCGGCGACGACCCGGAGGTTGCGACCCGGGTGCGTGCGATGCTCGTCGCCGATGCGGCCGAAGGCGACCTGCTCGGCGTCGGCATCGGCGCGATGGCAGCCGATCTGCTGGCGGCGCCCACCACTCCTGCCGGCGGCTCCTTCGGGCCATACCGCATCGTGCGCCAGCTCGGCGAGGGTGGGATGGGGATCGTCTATCTCGTCACCCGCGATGACCTCGGCACCGAGGCTGCGCTGAAGATCCTCCGCGATGCCTGGCTCTCACCAGCGCGCCGAGCGCGCTTTCGACGGGAGCAGCGGACGTTGGCGCGCCTGGTGCACCCGGGCATCGCGCAGTTGCACGACGCCGGCGCGCTCGAGGATGGGACACCGTGGTTCGTGATGGAGTATGTCGAGGGCGAGCATCTGACGGATTACTGCGAGCGCCGCCAGCTGTCGATCACGGAGCGGCTCCAGCTGTTGCGGGCCGCGTGCGAGGCGGTGCAGTATGCCCACGCGCGGGCCGTCATCCACCGCGACCTGAAGCCGTCCAACATTCTCGTGGGCGCTGATGGGCGCGTGGCCCTTCTCGATTTCGGCATCGCCAAGCAACTCGAGGACACCGAGGACCCGGTGCAGACGCAGACCGGTGCCGGCCTACTCACTCCCGCCTACGCCGCGCCGGAACAGATCGCCGAAGGGATTGTCAGCGCGCAGACTGACGTCCATGCCCTCGGGGTGATCCTCTACGAGTTGCTTGCCGGGCAGCGCCCGTTCGGGGGCGCCGATACCATTGCGCGTCGCCTGACCGAGCCCCCGGTTCGACCCTCCCTTGCCGCCGCACGGCATGGCCGCCGGACCGGGAACGACGCCACCTGGCGCGACCTCGACATCCTCACGCTCACCGCGATCCAGCGCGACCCGATGCTGCGCTATGGCACGGTCGAGGCGTTCGCGCGGGACATTGACCATTTCCTCGCAGGCGAACCACTCGAGGCCCATCCGGCGCGCTGGCGGTATCGCACCGGCAAGTTGCTCCGGCGCCGGTGGCGCGAGGTCTCGGCCGCCACGGCCGTGGCCATCGCGGCGATCGGCATGGTGACCTACTACACGATGCGCCTCGCGGACGCCCGCGACGCGGCGCAACTCGAGGCGCGCCGAGCCGAGCGGATTCAGCGCTTCACGATGGGGCTCTTCTCTGGCGGCAGTGACGACGCCGGCCCGGCAGACTCGCTCTCGGTGCGCAGCTTGCTCGAGCGCGGCGAACAGGAAGCCGCGGTGCTCGATCGGGACCCCGAGGGCCAGGCCGAGCTGTACGCGACGCTGGGCACGATCCACCAGCATCTCGGTGACTACGACCGCGCCGACTCGTTGCTCACCCGCTCCCTGGCTCGGCAACGCGCCTTGCACGGCCCGATCCATCGCGACGTCGCCGCGGGATTGGTGGCGCTCGGCCTCCTCCGCGTCGATCAGGCACAACTGGCGCCCGCGGAGTCGCTGGTGCGCGCAGGCCTGGCGATGGCGCGCACGACCTACCCCGCCGATGACCCCGCGATTGTCGAGGCGATGGCGGCGCTCGGCGCGGTGCTGCAGGAACGTGGCGAGTACCCCGCGGCCCGAGCGATCCAGGACTCGGTGCTCGTGGCTCGTCGGACCGCCGACCCGCTGCTCCGCGCCACCGCGATGGTGCACCTCGCCGCCACCTATTTCTACGCCGGCGAGTACGCGCGCGCCGACTCGCTGCATCGTGAGGCGCTCCCCTTGCTGCTCGCCACCCGTGGGCCACGCCATCCCTCGGTGGCAGAGATCCACACCAACCTTGGCGCCAGCGCCTTCCAGCGCGGCGACTACGCGCTCTCCGAGCAGGAGCAACGCCAGGCATTGGACATCATCCGCGCCTGGTACGGTACCGACAATCCCACGACGGCTTCGGCGATCACGCAGGTCGGGCGCGCGGTCAGCCGGCTCGAGCGTCCCGACGAAGCACGCGCGCTGCTGAGCGAAGCGCTCGCGATCCAGCTGCGCACGGCGGGTCCGAATCACCCGCGCGTGGCATCGGCCCTCAACGAACTGGCGTCGCTCGACCTGGCCGCCAAACAGTTCGATGAGGCCGAGGCGTCGTACCGACGGGTCCGTGCGATCTACCAGCAGGTGCACGGGCCCGACGACTGGCGCACCGGCATCGCCATCTCGAACCTTGGCGCCGTCGCCAATGGCCGCGAAGACTATCGTGCCGCCGAAGCGCAGTTCCGCGAGGCGAAGCGGATCTTCACCGCATCGCAGGGCGCCACCCACGTCAACACTGCGATCGCCCGGCTCAAGCTCGGGCGCTCGTTGCTGCGGCAGACGCGATACCAGGAAGCGCTGGACGAAACGAAGGCGGGGTTCGACATCCTGGTCACGCAAGCGGAGCCGTCGGTGTCCTACCTGAAGGCAGCGCGAACGGATCTGGCGGCGGAGTATGAGGCGCTGGGGAGGAAGGGCGAGGCGGAGCGGATCAGGGCGGATACGGTGGCAAAGAAGTCGTAA
- a CDS encoding GDP-mannose 4,6-dehydratase, translating to MSRLLVTGADGFVGRWLVRAARAAGHHVIAAVAPDGVAPATWLTSEELAGCETVRADLREPAGIAALVATAPSAVIHLAAMASGAAARLDPAAAWALNAGATAALADGLVQVGRPTFLLVSTGEVYGRDHSGPIPETASLAPCSPYAASKVGAEVAVLEVRRRTGLPVVIARPFPHTGPGQAPIYVLPALAARLREAARTGATEIAVGNLAPVRDLLDVRDVVTAYLALLTKGVPGEAYNVASGTGHRLTECFEMLARLAGTTARPVQDAALLRAADLPTLIGDPTRLRTTTGWAPQISLDRTLQDLVHAQAD from the coding sequence CTGCTGGTGACCGGCGCCGACGGCTTCGTCGGCCGATGGCTGGTGCGGGCGGCGCGTGCCGCCGGGCATCACGTCATCGCCGCCGTGGCGCCCGACGGGGTCGCACCCGCCACGTGGCTCACCAGCGAGGAGCTGGCGGGCTGTGAGACGGTTCGCGCCGACCTGCGCGAGCCGGCGGGCATCGCGGCCCTCGTGGCCACGGCCCCGAGTGCGGTGATTCACCTTGCCGCGATGGCATCGGGGGCAGCGGCACGCCTCGATCCCGCCGCCGCGTGGGCGCTGAATGCCGGCGCGACTGCGGCGCTCGCCGACGGGCTCGTGCAGGTGGGGCGGCCGACCTTTCTGCTGGTCTCGACGGGCGAGGTGTACGGTCGCGACCACAGCGGGCCGATTCCCGAGACCGCGTCGCTGGCCCCATGCTCGCCCTATGCCGCGAGCAAGGTCGGCGCCGAGGTGGCAGTGCTCGAAGTGCGCCGCCGCACCGGTCTCCCGGTCGTGATTGCGCGTCCATTCCCGCACACCGGTCCGGGGCAGGCGCCGATCTACGTGCTGCCGGCCCTCGCCGCGCGGCTCCGCGAGGCCGCGCGCACCGGCGCCACCGAGATCGCCGTGGGCAATCTGGCCCCCGTGCGCGACCTCCTCGATGTGCGTGACGTCGTCACGGCCTATCTTGCGCTGTTGACGAAGGGTGTCCCCGGTGAGGCCTACAACGTGGCCAGCGGAACCGGCCACCGACTGACCGAGTGTTTCGAGATGCTCGCCCGACTCGCCGGGACCACGGCGCGTCCGGTGCAGGATGCCGCGCTGTTGCGCGCGGCCGATTTGCCGACCTTGATCGGGGACCCGACCCGGCTGCGCACCACGACCGGCTGGGCTCCCCAGATTTCCCTTGACCGCACCTTGCAGGACCTCGTACATGCCCAAGCGGACTGA
- a CDS encoding sigma-70 family RNA polymerase sigma factor, with translation MSRVDRDTLDVLFTAAYAELRALAAQVRRDHPTATLNPTALVHEAWAKLARSPGFEVTSALHFRRIAARAMRQVLVEAARQRHAVKRGGPDAILVTFDEELTNHLGTAGSLLALDASLADLAKLSPRQAAVVEARYFGGLSVEEIAELLTISEATVLRDWRAARAWLATELGAAPA, from the coding sequence ATGTCCCGAGTCGATCGCGACACCCTCGACGTCCTCTTCACTGCCGCCTACGCCGAATTGCGGGCGCTGGCGGCGCAGGTGCGCCGCGACCATCCCACCGCCACGCTCAATCCGACCGCGCTGGTGCACGAGGCGTGGGCCAAGCTCGCCCGCTCGCCCGGATTCGAAGTCACCTCCGCACTGCACTTTCGCCGCATCGCCGCCCGGGCGATGCGCCAGGTGCTGGTCGAAGCGGCGCGCCAACGCCACGCCGTGAAGCGCGGCGGCCCCGACGCCATCCTGGTCACCTTCGACGAGGAGCTGACCAACCACCTCGGCACGGCCGGCAGTCTGCTCGCGCTCGACGCGTCGCTGGCGGACCTCGCCAAGTTGTCGCCGCGCCAGGCGGCCGTGGTGGAGGCGCGTTACTTCGGCGGACTCAGTGTCGAGGAAATCGCCGAGCTGCTGACCATTTCCGAGGCCACGGTGCTGCGCGACTGGCGCGCGGCCCGGGCGTGGCTCGCCACCGAACTCGGTGCCGCGCCCGCATGA